Part of the Natrarchaeobius halalkaliphilus genome is shown below.
CATATTCAGAACGTCGAGGAGGTTCGGGTCGACTGCGACGCCGATACGCTGCTCTATCTGGTCGACCAGGAAGGAGGCGCGTGTCACACCGGTTACCGATCGTGTTTCTACCGGACGGTCGAGGGCGAAACCGTCGGTGAACGGGTGTTCGACCCCGAGGCAGTCTACGAATCCGGTGATTAGCCCAGGATGAGTGAACACGCCCTCCGAGCCGACGAGCGATCGCCGCTCGAGCGCCTCGAAGCTGCCCGCGAGTGCTTCGAAGAGGCCGATCGCCGGATCGACGAACACGGCGGCGACGCGGTTGCCGACGCGTCCGAGGCCTACCGAAACGCGACGGATCTGCTCGATTCGTACGTCGACCGCGCAACCGGAACCGGCCGGGAGAACTTCACGGCCTACATCCAACTCGAGGGACAGTTCGCCTCGCTGGTCGACGGATTGCCCGACGATCTTCGGGGGCGCGACGCGTTCGAGGACGCCCTCGACGCGATCGACAAACGTCGACTGAGCGAATCGGACTTCGAGACGGCCCACGCTGCACTCGAGCCCGCGTCACGGTACGTCGAACTCATCGACGAGCGCGAATCGGCACGCGAGGCCCTCGCCGAGGCCAGAAAGGTCGCGAGCAAACGCCGACGAACGATCGACGACGAGATCGACGAGCGCGAGCGTCTGCTCGAGCTGGCGACGGCCGATCTGGATGCTCCGGTCGAACGGCTTCGGAAACCGATCGATCGCTACAACGAGCGCGTTCTCGAGGCGTTTACCGAGTACCGTCTCGAGACGTCCGCTCGCGAGGTCTTCTCCGTGCTCGAACGGAGCGCGTGGTACCCTTTCGTCGACTTCGAGCGGCCGCCCGACGATCTGCGGGCGTACGTCGAGGAGAGTTCCGACGGCGAGTATACGATCCCCGAACTCCTCGAGTACGCCGGCTACTCCCGATCGAAACTCTCACACTACGTCGAGGACGCGGACGTTCTCAAGCGACGAGTCGCGACCCAACAGACGTATCTGGATGACATCGACGGCGAGCCGCTGACGATCGCGTGGCCGCCAGCGCCGACCGGTGTCCTCCGACGACGGACGCGGGAGCGAC
Proteins encoded:
- a CDS encoding DUF7118 family protein; this encodes MSEHALRADERSPLERLEAARECFEEADRRIDEHGGDAVADASEAYRNATDLLDSYVDRATGTGRENFTAYIQLEGQFASLVDGLPDDLRGRDAFEDALDAIDKRRLSESDFETAHAALEPASRYVELIDERESAREALAEARKVASKRRRTIDDEIDERERLLELATADLDAPVERLRKPIDRYNERVLEAFTEYRLETSAREVFSVLERSAWYPFVDFERPPDDLRAYVEESSDGEYTIPELLEYAGYSRSKLSHYVEDADVLKRRVATQQTYLDDIDGEPLTIAWPPAPTGVLRRRTRERRPFVERVADEETVALLREIRLLTADPDYDRLQTAAKAVAKLTPDERDRLASGRVEDELKALRTERDDLATALEIDDPV